A region of Streptomyces sp. NBC_01267 DNA encodes the following proteins:
- a CDS encoding FAD binding domain-containing protein, translating to MTTHAPQAAQSVTLPTSLDEAVAALTAMPAAVPVAGGTDLMAAVNSGLLRPAGLVGLGRISEIRGWHYQDGHALLGAGLTHARMGRPDFAALIPALAAAARAAGPPQIRNAGTLGGNIVTAAPTGDALPVLAALEATLVVAGPDGARRETPVSHLLAGRDMLQPAELVGFVRVPLLHAPQVFLKATGRTGPGRATASVAVVLDPARRGVRCAVGAIAPMPLRPLEAERWIASLIDWDGERGLAQEALTAFGEYVAAACIPDVVPSPGAGDTAHAAGGEAQPLPPAVLHLRRTVAALARRALGRALS from the coding sequence TTGACCACGCACGCACCGCAGGCGGCGCAGTCCGTGACGCTGCCGACATCGCTCGACGAGGCCGTGGCGGCGCTGACCGCCATGCCCGCCGCCGTGCCCGTCGCGGGCGGTACGGATCTGATGGCGGCGGTGAATTCGGGGCTGCTGCGTCCCGCGGGACTTGTCGGGCTCGGCAGGATCAGCGAGATCCGGGGCTGGCACTACCAGGACGGGCACGCGCTGCTCGGCGCGGGTCTCACCCACGCCCGGATGGGGCGGCCGGACTTCGCGGCGCTGATCCCCGCGCTGGCTGCTGCCGCCCGCGCGGCGGGCCCGCCCCAGATCCGTAACGCGGGCACGCTCGGCGGCAACATCGTCACCGCCGCACCGACCGGCGACGCGCTGCCGGTACTGGCCGCGCTGGAGGCGACCCTGGTCGTGGCCGGTCCGGACGGCGCCCGCCGGGAGACCCCGGTCTCGCACCTGCTCGCAGGCCGGGACATGCTGCAGCCCGCCGAACTCGTGGGCTTCGTACGGGTACCGCTGCTGCACGCCCCCCAGGTCTTCCTCAAAGCCACCGGCCGTACCGGCCCCGGCCGGGCGACCGCCTCGGTCGCCGTGGTCCTCGACCCGGCCCGGCGCGGGGTGCGCTGCGCGGTCGGCGCCATCGCGCCGATGCCGCTGCGCCCGCTCGAAGCCGAGCGCTGGATCGCCTCGTTGATCGACTGGGACGGCGAACGCGGGCTCGCCCAGGAGGCGCTCACCGCCTTCGGCGAGTACGTCGCAGCCGCCTGCATCCCCGACGTGGTGCCGTCCCCCGGGGCGGGTGACACCGCGCACGCCGCCGGGGGCGAGGCGCAGCCGTTGCCCCCGGCCGTACTGCACTTGCGGCGGACCGTCGCCGCACTGGCCCGGCGAGCACTGGGGAGGGCACTGTCGTGA
- a CDS encoding beta-N-acetylhexosaminidase codes for MASMDLIPAPVGAKDLRAGDGFAVDERTVIDAGPGTEGAARWLRQVIGAATGLPLGPGADGSDRTVRLRIDAGVADTLGPEGYRLDVDSAGIGLHGGSAAGVFWGAQTLRQLLGPEAFRRAPLRQDRQWTVPGCAIEDGPRFAWRGMMLDVGRHFMPKAGVLRYLDLLAAHKLNVFHFHLTDDQGWRIEIKRHPRLTEVGAWRSRTKWGHRASPLWDEKPHGGFYTQDDIREIVAYAAERHITVVPEIDIPGHSQAAISAYPELGNTDVVDTAALTVWDTWGVSPHVLAPTEKVLRFYEGVLDEVLALFPSTFIHLGGDECPKDQWQKSPAAQARMAELGLADEDELQSWFIRHFDRWLAERGRRLIGWDEILEGGLAPGAAVSSWRGYAGGIAAAESGHDVVMCPEQQVYLDHRQHGGEDEPMPIGYVRTLEDVYRFEPVPPQLAPEAAAHVIGTQANVWTEVMEDQNRVDYQAFPRLVAFSEVAWSALPAPAERDYPDFDRRMAVHYARLDALGVHYRPPGGPLPAQRRPAPQGLTAADLGRPIEGTPPNV; via the coding sequence ATGGCATCCATGGATCTGATTCCCGCGCCCGTGGGCGCCAAGGACTTGCGGGCCGGTGACGGCTTCGCCGTGGACGAGCGGACCGTCATCGACGCGGGCCCCGGAACCGAAGGCGCGGCCCGCTGGCTGCGGCAGGTGATCGGTGCGGCCACCGGACTGCCCCTCGGCCCCGGGGCGGACGGGAGCGACCGGACCGTCCGGCTGCGGATCGACGCCGGCGTCGCGGACACCCTCGGGCCCGAGGGCTACCGGCTGGACGTCGACAGCGCGGGAATCGGCCTGCACGGCGGCAGCGCGGCCGGGGTGTTCTGGGGTGCGCAGACCCTCCGTCAGCTGCTCGGCCCCGAGGCGTTCCGGCGCGCCCCGCTGCGGCAGGACCGGCAGTGGACCGTCCCCGGCTGCGCGATCGAGGACGGCCCGCGGTTCGCCTGGCGCGGCATGATGCTCGACGTGGGCCGGCACTTCATGCCCAAGGCCGGTGTCCTGCGCTACCTCGACCTCCTCGCCGCCCACAAGCTCAACGTCTTCCACTTCCACCTCACCGACGACCAGGGCTGGCGCATCGAGATCAAGCGCCACCCCCGGCTCACCGAGGTCGGCGCCTGGCGCTCCCGTACGAAGTGGGGCCACCGGGCGTCCCCGCTCTGGGACGAGAAGCCGCACGGCGGTTTCTACACCCAGGACGACATCCGCGAGATCGTCGCGTACGCCGCCGAGCGGCACATCACCGTCGTCCCGGAGATCGACATCCCCGGGCACTCGCAGGCCGCGATCTCCGCGTACCCGGAGCTGGGCAACACCGACGTCGTCGACACGGCCGCCCTCACGGTGTGGGACACCTGGGGCGTCAGCCCCCACGTGCTCGCCCCGACGGAGAAGGTGCTGCGCTTCTACGAGGGTGTCCTCGACGAAGTCCTCGCGCTCTTCCCCTCGACCTTCATCCACCTGGGCGGCGACGAGTGCCCCAAGGACCAGTGGCAGAAGTCCCCGGCCGCCCAGGCCCGGATGGCCGAGCTGGGTCTGGCCGACGAGGACGAGCTCCAGTCCTGGTTCATCCGGCACTTCGACCGCTGGCTCGCCGAGCGCGGCCGGCGGCTCATCGGCTGGGACGAGATCCTGGAAGGCGGCCTCGCGCCGGGCGCCGCCGTCTCCTCCTGGCGGGGTTACGCGGGCGGGATCGCCGCCGCGGAGTCCGGGCACGACGTCGTCATGTGCCCGGAGCAGCAGGTGTATCTGGACCACCGTCAGCACGGCGGCGAGGACGAGCCGATGCCCATCGGGTACGTCCGCACGCTGGAGGACGTCTACCGCTTCGAGCCCGTTCCGCCGCAGCTCGCCCCCGAGGCCGCCGCGCATGTCATCGGCACCCAGGCCAATGTCTGGACCGAGGTGATGGAGGACCAGAACCGGGTCGACTACCAGGCCTTCCCGAGGCTGGTCGCCTTCTCCGAGGTCGCCTGGTCGGCGCTGCCCGCCCCGGCCGAGCGCGACTACCCGGACTTCGACCGGCGGATGGCCGTGCACTACGCGCGGCTCGACGCGCTCGGTGTGCACTACCGGCCGCCGGGCGGCCCGTTGCCCGCGCAGCGGCGCCCCGCCCCCCAGGGACTGACGGCCGCCGACCTCGGACGCCCGATCGAGGGGACGCCCCCAAACGTGTGA
- a CDS encoding DUF3039 domain-containing protein, whose amino-acid sequence MSTLEPERGAGTGTLVEPTPQVSNGDGDHERFAHYVQKDKIMASALEGTPVVALCGKVWVPGRDPKKYPVCPMCKEIYESMGAGGDKDKGGKDGGKK is encoded by the coding sequence ATGAGCACTCTTGAGCCCGAGCGCGGGGCAGGTACGGGGACCCTCGTAGAGCCGACACCACAGGTGTCGAACGGCGACGGAGACCACGAACGCTTCGCCCACTATGTCCAGAAGGACAAGATCATGGCGAGCGCGCTGGAAGGCACGCCCGTCGTCGCCCTGTGCGGCAAGGTCTGGGTGCCGGGCCGCGACCCGAAGAAGTACCCGGTCTGTCCCATGTGCAAGGAGATCTACGAGTCCATGGGCGCCGGTGGCGACAAGGACAAGGGCGGCAAGGACGGCGGCAAGAAGTAG
- a CDS encoding YqgE/AlgH family protein has protein sequence MSAMTEVSSLTGRLLVATPALADPNFDRAVVLVLDHDGEGSLGVVLNRPTPVDVGDILAGWDQLTGEPGVIFQGGPVSLDSALGVAVIPGGSGPAVPGIDEPTPRRRPWGDASEGLRRRSDRDDPIGWRRVYGAIGLVDLETPPELLAAALGSLRIFAGYAGWGPGQLAAEVEAGAWYVVDSEPGDVSSPDPDGLWRSVLRRQRSMLAMIATYPDDPSLN, from the coding sequence ATGTCTGCCATGACGGAGGTGTCCTCGCTCACAGGGCGGCTGCTCGTTGCCACCCCCGCCCTGGCGGACCCGAATTTCGACCGCGCGGTGGTGCTCGTCCTCGATCACGACGGGGAGGGGTCGCTCGGTGTTGTCCTCAACCGCCCGACCCCGGTGGACGTCGGCGACATCCTGGCGGGCTGGGACCAGCTCACCGGGGAGCCCGGCGTGATCTTCCAGGGCGGCCCGGTCTCGCTGGACTCGGCGCTGGGGGTCGCCGTCATCCCCGGCGGCTCGGGGCCCGCCGTTCCCGGCATCGACGAGCCGACCCCGCGGCGCAGGCCGTGGGGGGACGCCTCCGAGGGTCTCCGGCGCCGCTCCGACCGGGACGATCCCATCGGCTGGCGGCGGGTGTACGGCGCGATCGGCCTGGTGGACCTGGAGACGCCGCCGGAACTGCTCGCCGCGGCGCTGGGCTCCCTGCGGATCTTCGCCGGTTACGCGGGCTGGGGTCCCGGACAGCTCGCCGCCGAGGTGGAAGCGGGTGCCTGGTACGTGGTGGATTCGGAGCCCGGAGACGTCTCGTCGCCCGACCCGGACGGCCTGTGGCGGTCGGTGCTGCGACGCCAGCGGAGCATGCTGGCGATGATCGCCACCTATCCGGACGACCCCTCACTCAACTGA
- the murA gene encoding UDP-N-acetylglucosamine 1-carboxyvinyltransferase, producing the protein MTGTGTDDVLLVHGGNPLEGEIRVRGAKNLVPKAMVAALLGSGPSRLRNVPDIRDVRVVRGLLQLHGVTVRPGEEPGELILDPSHVESANVADIDAHAGSSRIPILFCGPLLHRLGHAFIPGLGGCDIGGRPIDFHFEVLRKFGATIEKRADGQYLEAPQRLRGCKIRLPYPSVGSTEQVLLTAVLAEGVTELSNAAVEPEIEDLICVLQKMGAIISMDTDRTIRITGVDQLGGYNHRALPDRLEAASWASAALATGGNIYVRGAQQRSMMTFLNTYRKVGGAFEIDDEGIRFWHPGGPLNAIALETDVHPGFQTDWQQPLVVALTQASGLSIVHETVYESRLGFTSALNQMGAHIQLYRECLGGSDCRFGQRNFLHSAVVSGPTKLQGADLVIPDLRGGFSYLIAALAAEGTSRVHGIDLINRGYENFLDKLIELGAKVELPGAALV; encoded by the coding sequence ATGACCGGCACTGGCACCGACGATGTACTGCTCGTCCACGGCGGCAACCCGCTCGAAGGCGAGATCCGCGTTCGCGGGGCGAAGAACCTCGTGCCGAAGGCGATGGTCGCCGCGCTCCTCGGCAGCGGGCCGAGCAGACTGCGCAATGTGCCCGACATCCGCGACGTACGCGTCGTGCGCGGGCTGCTCCAGCTGCACGGTGTGACCGTCCGCCCCGGTGAGGAGCCGGGCGAGCTGATCCTCGACCCGTCGCACGTGGAGAGCGCCAACGTCGCCGACATCGACGCCCACGCGGGCTCCTCGCGCATCCCGATCCTCTTCTGCGGCCCGCTGCTGCACCGGCTCGGTCACGCGTTCATCCCGGGCCTCGGCGGTTGCGACATCGGCGGCCGGCCGATCGACTTCCACTTCGAGGTGCTGCGCAAGTTCGGCGCGACCATCGAGAAGCGGGCGGACGGCCAGTACCTGGAGGCCCCGCAGCGGCTGCGCGGCTGCAAGATCCGGCTGCCGTACCCGTCGGTCGGCTCGACCGAGCAGGTGCTGCTGACGGCCGTGCTGGCCGAGGGCGTCACCGAGCTGTCGAACGCCGCCGTGGAGCCGGAGATCGAGGACCTCATCTGCGTACTGCAGAAGATGGGCGCGATCATCTCCATGGACACCGACCGGACGATCCGGATCACCGGTGTCGACCAGCTCGGCGGCTACAACCACCGTGCGCTGCCGGACCGTCTGGAGGCCGCGTCCTGGGCCTCGGCGGCGCTGGCGACCGGGGGCAACATCTATGTGCGCGGCGCCCAGCAGCGCTCGATGATGACGTTCCTCAACACGTACCGGAAGGTCGGCGGCGCCTTCGAGATCGACGACGAGGGCATCCGCTTCTGGCACCCGGGCGGCCCGCTGAACGCCATCGCGCTGGAGACGGACGTGCACCCCGGCTTCCAGACCGACTGGCAGCAGCCGCTGGTCGTGGCGCTGACCCAGGCCAGCGGCCTCTCCATCGTCCACGAGACGGTGTACGAGTCCCGGCTGGGCTTCACGTCCGCGCTGAACCAGATGGGCGCGCACATCCAGCTCTACCGCGAGTGCCTGGGCGGCTCGGACTGCCGCTTCGGCCAGCGCAACTTCCTGCACTCGGCGGTCGTCAGCGGCCCCACGAAGCTCCAGGGCGCGGACCTGGTCATCCCGGACCTGCGCGGCGGCTTCTCGTACCTGATCGCCGCGCTCGCGGCGGAGGGCACGTCCCGGGTGCACGGGATCGACCTGATCAACCGTGGCTACGAGAACTTCCTCGACAAGCTGATCGAGCTGGGCGCGAAGGTGGAGCTGCCGGGGGCGGCGCTGGTCTGA
- a CDS encoding ABC transporter ATP-binding protein, with amino-acid sequence MSVPVHLRNLRREFGSTVALDGLDLDIAPGELVALLGPSGCGKTTALRIIAGFESADSGELLMDGKDVMSVPAHRRDIGMVFQSYSLFPNMTAAENVAYGLRVRGKGTAERRTRALELLDLVGLPGRDGHYPHQLSGGQQQRVALARALAVQPRVLLLDEPLSALDAKVRLTLREEIRRIQLELGITTVFVTHDQEEALSMADRVAVMKDGRLEQCAAPSELYERPSTPFVAEFVGTMNRLPGTVRDGGVVEFFGRRLPIHGAAPEAGREVDVLLRPEGLAVGRAGADGEEATVRVATFLGPTTRLHLTTDSGLTLKADLPSWEAGQLTVGTRCTLSPHENPVLVAER; translated from the coding sequence ATGAGCGTTCCCGTGCACCTCAGGAATCTCCGTCGGGAGTTCGGCTCCACGGTGGCACTCGACGGCCTCGACCTGGACATCGCACCCGGCGAACTGGTCGCGCTGCTCGGGCCGTCCGGGTGCGGGAAGACCACCGCGCTGCGCATCATCGCGGGCTTCGAGTCCGCCGACAGCGGCGAGCTGCTGATGGACGGGAAGGACGTCATGTCCGTCCCCGCCCACCGCCGCGACATCGGGATGGTCTTCCAGTCGTACAGCCTCTTCCCGAACATGACGGCCGCCGAGAACGTCGCGTACGGCCTCCGGGTCCGGGGGAAGGGCACAGCCGAGCGCCGGACGCGGGCCCTGGAACTCCTTGATCTGGTCGGCCTCCCCGGCCGCGACGGCCACTACCCGCACCAGCTCTCCGGCGGCCAGCAGCAGCGGGTGGCGCTGGCCCGCGCGCTCGCCGTGCAGCCGCGGGTGCTGCTGCTCGACGAACCGCTGTCGGCGCTGGACGCCAAGGTACGGCTCACCCTGCGCGAGGAGATCCGCCGCATCCAGCTGGAGTTGGGCATCACCACGGTCTTCGTGACCCACGACCAGGAGGAGGCGCTGTCCATGGCGGACCGCGTCGCGGTGATGAAGGACGGGCGCCTCGAACAGTGTGCGGCCCCCTCCGAGCTGTACGAACGCCCGTCGACGCCCTTCGTCGCGGAGTTCGTCGGCACGATGAACCGGCTGCCGGGCACCGTCCGGGACGGCGGGGTCGTCGAGTTCTTCGGCCGCAGGCTCCCCATCCACGGCGCCGCACCGGAGGCCGGCCGTGAGGTCGACGTCCTGCTGCGTCCGGAGGGTCTCGCGGTGGGCAGGGCGGGAGCGGACGGCGAAGAGGCGACGGTACGGGTGGCGACGTTCCTCGGGCCCACGACCCGGCTGCACCTCACCACCGACTCCGGCCTCACGCTCAAGGCCGACCTGCCCAGCTGGGAGGCCGGGCAGCTCACGGTGGGGACCCGTTGCACGCTCTCGCCGCACGAGAATCCGGTGCTTGTCGCCGAGCGGTGA
- a CDS encoding ABC transporter permease — MARMTAARTASRSRGPVLGLAALYFLVPVVASLWFTIDNTDGISFDPYTKGLGSDGMTSSLLLSLGLGLATVVLGLALMVPATVAVALYFPRLRRLVEILSMMPLVVPPIALVAGVSTVLSWQQDLATTPLYGTFQALQNKDFPLVLVLVYTVMSLPFLFRSLDAGLRAVDLRTLVEASRSLGASRTQTLLRVVVPNLRGAVIGGAVLSLAMVLGEYTVASVLGFAPFAVWMVQIGDSEAQLSVAAAMLSLLISWGLLLVLTTLAGGRNRRKTTS; from the coding sequence ATGGCTCGGATGACGGCCGCACGTACGGCTTCGCGCTCCCGCGGCCCGGTCCTCGGGCTGGCCGCGCTCTACTTCCTGGTCCCGGTCGTGGCCTCGCTCTGGTTCACGATCGACAACACGGACGGCATCAGCTTCGATCCGTACACCAAGGGCCTCGGCTCCGACGGGATGACCAGCAGCCTGCTGCTGTCCCTCGGGCTCGGGCTGGCGACCGTCGTCCTCGGACTCGCGCTGATGGTGCCGGCGACGGTCGCCGTCGCGCTGTACTTCCCCCGGCTGCGGCGCCTGGTGGAGATCCTCTCCATGATGCCGCTGGTGGTGCCGCCGATCGCACTGGTCGCAGGGGTGAGCACGGTGCTCTCCTGGCAGCAGGACCTCGCGACCACGCCGCTGTACGGGACGTTCCAGGCGCTGCAGAACAAGGACTTCCCGCTGGTCCTGGTCCTCGTCTACACGGTGATGTCGCTGCCGTTCCTGTTCCGCTCGCTGGACGCGGGGCTGCGCGCCGTCGATCTCCGCACGCTCGTCGAGGCGTCCCGGAGCCTGGGCGCCTCCCGCACTCAGACGCTGCTGCGGGTCGTCGTACCCAACCTGCGCGGCGCGGTGATCGGCGGGGCCGTGCTCAGCCTGGCCATGGTGCTCGGCGAGTACACCGTCGCCTCCGTGCTCGGCTTCGCGCCGTTCGCCGTGTGGATGGTGCAGATCGGTGACAGCGAGGCCCAGCTCTCCGTCGCCGCAGCCATGCTGAGCCTGCTGATCAGCTGGGGTCTGCTGCTCGTGCTCACCACCCTGGCCGGTGGCCGCAACCGAAGGAAGACCACGTCATGA
- a CDS encoding ABC transporter permease: MADQAVRTAAVAGARRAVRRRGRHRWPAVVPYFAFLALCFGLPAGTMAYNAFVVTGESGAAGYGLGNVRSSLSGAYATGLTGSVELSVVSALLATVAGALIAQAVVTSRRPALRRAVVAASGVFANFSGAPLAFAFIATLGTTGTLTKLLSLQSTGFSLYSFTGLVLAYLYFMIPLMVVTVLPALDGLRTQWQEAAASCGATRRQFWLHIGVPVLTPSLLGGAVLMFGTAFASQATAAVMTGSSVPLITLQISNALNGNVLVGQENLALAMSLDMVVIALLVMAVQIPLQRRSARWLG; this comes from the coding sequence ATGGCCGACCAAGCCGTCCGTACGGCCGCCGTCGCGGGTGCGAGGCGGGCCGTACGCCGCAGGGGCCGCCACCGCTGGCCCGCCGTCGTCCCGTACTTCGCCTTCCTCGCCCTCTGCTTCGGCCTGCCCGCCGGGACCATGGCCTACAACGCCTTCGTGGTCACCGGGGAGTCGGGCGCCGCCGGGTACGGCCTCGGCAACGTCCGCAGTTCGCTCTCCGGGGCGTACGCGACCGGGCTGACCGGAAGTGTCGAACTCTCCGTCGTCAGCGCCCTGCTGGCCACCGTGGCCGGAGCGCTCATCGCGCAGGCCGTCGTCACATCGAGGCGCCCCGCCCTGCGCAGGGCCGTCGTCGCGGCCTCCGGGGTCTTCGCCAACTTCAGCGGTGCGCCGCTCGCCTTCGCCTTCATCGCCACCCTCGGTACGACCGGCACCCTCACCAAGCTGCTGTCGTTGCAGTCCACCGGCTTCAGCCTCTACAGCTTCACCGGCCTGGTGCTCGCCTATCTGTACTTCATGATTCCGCTGATGGTGGTGACCGTCCTCCCGGCGCTGGACGGGCTGCGCACCCAGTGGCAGGAGGCCGCCGCGTCCTGCGGGGCGACCCGCCGCCAGTTCTGGCTGCACATCGGCGTCCCGGTGCTGACCCCCTCGCTGCTCGGCGGCGCCGTCCTGATGTTCGGCACCGCCTTCGCCTCCCAGGCCACCGCCGCGGTGATGACCGGCAGTTCGGTACCGCTGATCACCCTCCAGATCTCCAACGCCCTGAACGGCAACGTGCTGGTCGGACAGGAGAACCTGGCGCTCGCGATGAGCCTCGACATGGTGGTGATCGCGCTGCTGGTGATGGCCGTGCAGATCCCGCTGCAACGACGGAGTGCCCGATGGCTCGGATGA
- a CDS encoding ABC transporter substrate-binding protein: MNPSRPARCAGIAAAALVTAVLAGGCGAAPTADAADSKAAKASSAADLGGMAGLVKEAKKEGSLNVYALAPDWAHYGEMISAFEKKYGIKVNNENPGGSSQQALNAAAKRKGQDRAVDALDLGTAYMQQAKAQKLLAPYKVSGWDGIPDAQKQADGSYLNNYGGYMSIGCDAKAVKHCPQTFKDLLKPEYKNKVALNGNPAESSSALAAVFAASLANGGTLDDVQPGLDFFKELKKKGNYVPAESTLATIQKGETPLSIDWDYLNLGYAEKLKAKGVDWKVTVPSDGEYSHYYNQGVNKYAPHPAAARLWLEFIYSPAGQNIWLQGFSRPALLDVMEKNGTVDKAADAKLPPVEGAPKTADSQQEAKAKAAIVQGWAKAVS; this comes from the coding sequence GTGAACCCATCCCGTCCGGCCCGCTGTGCCGGCATAGCGGCAGCCGCGCTCGTCACCGCAGTGCTCGCCGGTGGCTGCGGCGCCGCGCCCACCGCCGACGCCGCGGACAGCAAGGCCGCGAAGGCGTCATCGGCGGCGGACCTCGGAGGGATGGCGGGTCTCGTCAAGGAGGCGAAGAAGGAGGGCTCGCTGAACGTGTACGCCCTGGCCCCCGACTGGGCGCACTACGGCGAGATGATTTCCGCCTTCGAGAAGAAGTACGGAATCAAGGTCAACAACGAGAACCCCGGCGGCAGCAGCCAGCAGGCCCTCAACGCGGCGGCCAAGCGCAAGGGCCAGGACCGGGCGGTCGACGCGCTCGACCTCGGCACCGCGTACATGCAGCAGGCCAAGGCGCAGAAGCTGCTCGCCCCGTACAAGGTCAGCGGCTGGGACGGCATCCCCGACGCCCAGAAGCAGGCCGACGGTTCGTACCTGAACAACTACGGCGGCTACATGTCGATCGGCTGCGACGCCAAGGCCGTGAAGCACTGCCCGCAGACGTTCAAGGACCTGCTGAAGCCCGAGTACAAGAACAAGGTCGCGCTCAACGGGAACCCGGCCGAGTCCAGCTCCGCGCTGGCCGCCGTCTTCGCGGCCTCGCTGGCGAACGGCGGGACGCTCGACGACGTGCAGCCCGGCCTCGACTTCTTCAAGGAGCTCAAGAAGAAGGGCAATTACGTCCCGGCCGAGTCGACCCTCGCCACCATCCAGAAGGGCGAGACACCCCTCTCGATCGACTGGGACTACCTCAACCTCGGGTACGCCGAGAAGCTCAAGGCCAAGGGCGTCGACTGGAAGGTCACCGTCCCGTCGGACGGCGAGTACTCCCACTACTACAACCAGGGCGTCAACAAGTACGCCCCGCACCCGGCCGCCGCCCGGCTGTGGTTGGAGTTCATCTACAGCCCCGCGGGCCAGAACATCTGGCTCCAGGGCTTCTCCCGGCCCGCCCTGCTCGACGTGATGGAGAAGAACGGCACGGTCGACAAGGCCGCCGACGCCAAGCTCCCCCCGGTCGAGGGCGCTCCGAAGACCGCCGACTCCCAGCAGGAGGCGAAGGCCAAGGCGGCCATCGTGCAGGGCTGGGCCAAGGCGGTCAGCTGA